The Drosophila simulans strain w501 chromosome 3R, Prin_Dsim_3.1, whole genome shotgun sequence genome contains the following window.
CTCCTGCCAAAGGAAGTAGGGAAAATTtcattgattttgtttttggcctgcAATGTCCTCGTTTCGCTCCTGATTGCACACACTTGGCCAGGAGTTTTCTGAAGGTATGTGTGTGCAGTAGAGTGCATGTCCTGCATCCATAATGGAAAGGCTTACGTGAGGGgctacacaaaaaaaaaatggtaaatcAATATAACGTAAtcggaaaatgtttatttattataaatatgtaattatagaaattatttttaatgttttacaACAACTACAAATTTCAAGGCTTAAGTGATTTTTTCCAATATTTCTCAATTTAAGAAAGTTCTCtcaaaaattttttgaaaactaaaaattttacTTGTTGACAACTTTCAAATAATTTCTTTGTGTGTAAGTGGGTGTAGGTCCGCTTTTAAGCCATGATTTATTGCTCGTCCTGCGGCTCTTCTTCCGTTCTCCCCCTCCCCGTTATCTTACCATCAAggcattgccattgctgcAGTCGCCgggctctcgctctctcttttgCCCTCTTCGAATGcttatttatgtgcatttcatttcggtttttgtCACTCTCACTCTCCGTTTGACTCATCGACTACGTCATCCGCATTCTGATTACACCCCCTCCGCACCCACAAACATGGCTTTGaccaaaaagagagagaatgAGAGCAGATTAAGAAAACCATAATATGCTTAAAGTATCAATGGACTTGTTTATGAAAACTTTATTGCTAAGCTAATTTATCTTTCCTTAAACTAAAAACAACGTAATCTTCAGGAATATCTCAAAGGAAAGTTACATTATAATAGCTTAtgtttctatatatttttcatctggtaaaatattatattatgttagttattatttatttcaaagtataaataataaagcatTTCCTGCATAAGAAGCTCACCTACAAACTCTACTCAACCTGTTATATGAACATACCATAGCTGCGATTTGTGGGACTCTTTTGTGAATTTGGCAGCGCAAAGTCGACACTTCCGACTCCATTCTGCCCCTTCCGAAGTACTAGATAAGGTCTATAAAGACCTGCCCCCGATTTGAGTATCTGATTGCAGCTACTGCAATTGTTGCCGCTTCCCCTCGTGGCGATGAGGAAGTGAATCCTTTTCACTGCGCCATATAATCCGCACAATTTATGCAGGGCGGCGTGAAAATGGCATTATTAAAGTTGGGGTGACTGCACCACCTTGCCGAGCACCCCTTTGCTGCGTACTCATTGTTCCACCCTCGCTCATTGCTAACTCGCTTTAAATTAGTAACATTCTGTTCTCGTTTTTTCGCTGCTGCTTGTGTTGGCCAACTTGCAGCGCTTTGTTTTAGCCGGGCTCCCTTTGGtgtcaccagcagcagcaacaataacaacaagacTACTACAActctcgctgctgctgcgttcATTGTACgtgatttgaaatttattcaCAATTGCGCTGGGACACCGTCTACTTTTTTCTcccctttctttctttttttttattataactCGAAATTACCGCCCCCCCTCTCCTTCCCTGCCTCTCGACGTTTTGTCAACTTTTTCATACTGTTTTTTGTCGCTCTTTTTGCCCATTTGGCTTTGTAAAACTTCCGGTTGGCAGGGAGAAACagtaaagaaaagaaaagttgCCCACAAGTTGCACGTCCATTGCTCGTTTCATGTTTCACATTACGAAACCCGCCTCAAGACCCCAAGACAGTAGGCACCAGATTCATTGGATGTTCACGTGCGTCCGCCGGCGTCATCCAAGTGCTCCATGTGCTCCAACTGCTCGCGCCCAATCCGCAATCCCAGTCCCTCCCTTCAGAGGGGGGATGGTGCAACCAAATGCGGCGCCTCCTCCAAAACGGTCAGACCTCGATCTGGGCCTTCCTCTGCGCTTCAGTGGAGGCTCGTGGGCTACGCAAtcgacaaaatatttcaattgtcAGTGAGGTCGCTGTATACCGATTGTATTGTGGGCATATTAGACCTAAGACTCAGTTTCAAAGAAGTGATTCGATTCAAAGGTTGTATCTGATCAGAAGAGGGTGGTATCTTACTATCATAacatatttccatttttagaATTGGTATCCATATTCCAGAATTTATagattaattgaatttataaataaactaaatagaAATACCAAAATCAGTACCTATATGGTAGAATAATACCTAGTATTGTGTAACTTGAATTCAATATTCATATACCCACTTGCTGAATATGCATGTCATGCATTATCTATGATCCCAGACTTGGGTTTGAGGTATTCCTTGGCACCCGGTCTTCTTCCTCGTCGTTTGGCCATCGCCCATTGCCTTCTTGGGCCAAGTTTGGTTTCCTGTCGCTGCGGCCAAAGTGTGCTTTTCGGATCCACACAGGCACACAGCTAAATACCGACTTCTTCCGCTTTGCTTGGCACAATTTGAAAGCAATTACGAAGTCAATTAAATGTGCATAAATATTGCTAATGAATTTCGTCGTTCGGAGCTTCTTGCAGGCGAAGATACATTAAAAATTTCCAAATCCCCCGGAGGCGAAATTGTCTGAGTTTAAGCAACGCACAATGATTTTGTGCTTTATTTGGCTTAGTCATATTTTGTGGGAAAATACAGGAGGTTCAAGAACTTATATAACttgtaacatatatattttattcatcaTATAAGCGAATCACTCGTATTTATTTGTCAGTGCGTGCAGTTGATTGATGGTCAATTTCGAACGCAGATCCATCCCCCCCATGAATGAATTAATTTCCCGGGTTGCTGAACTATGGTGGAGCTATTTAGTAGCCCCATATCGTAAATAAGCGTAGGACTAGGCTCTTTTGTTGCCCACTGATCTATAAATACGTATTTGTATCGCGATCTGCATTCCGATCCACTGGCGGGAATGTGAAACATGTGCCCAACTCGGCGATAACTGCATTGCCTTAATCTATAAATCGgatatttaattgttattgctTTCGTCTGGATGAAGTTATTGCGGGATTGTTTTTATGCGACGAGAAAAGTGAgcaaactttaaattgaagtgaGATCTACACACGTACGTATATATGGCTTTAGTTCAATTCAATTCTATTCATTGCTCTCGATTTTTGGCGGCACATTCCATTCGAATTTGAAGAGACGAGATGTTATCGCCTCCATGGATTCTATTTCGAGATCTACGCTGGACTTCAAAATTTGCTCTGGCGATGACCTAATTTTCCGGCGGGGCCAAACGAAAGCTGCGCGTTGACTTTCCGTTTGTTTTTACCCCAGTGTGTCTGCGTCTCATTTAATATCATTTGCTTGTTTTCCCGCTGCATGACTCACAGCTGAACAGATGAGCAGATGAAAGGAAGAGTGGTTTGGGTCCGAAACTGACCTCGGCCATAGTGTTCTTGTATTCGAGGAACTCTAGACTCCGAGCGATTAGAAATCTTGTGCGTGCCTCGCTTTTTTTGCCTCGATCGACCCACTTGCCGCTGATTAAAAGttgtaattgtttttcaaTAAGCGCCAGACGCACATGCCACATGCTGTACTCCAAATGGTTGGCAAATTGAATGGCAGATAACGAAACGGAATGCATTAATCGGGGGATCTactatatatgtgtatatatatatataaagctTGGCTCAATTCAGGAAATTAATGGGGtcgcaattaaatcatatcAATCTAATAAATGGCCAAGTCCGTTCTCCAATTTTTGGAGTAGGAATCACATTTATTTACTAGTATGTATATCTCTTGCTGCGCATATAGGCCTTTCATCTCTGCTCAcacagggcgtatgagtaatcaTTCCTATGGTATGTTCTGCAAAAGCAAATCATTCCGACAATTTAATCCATGAGGAATGtgcatatttttgaaaaataaatcgttttgacagtatgattttgatacggtcttttgtttttagtgaAACTCTGGATAtcttatttttgaaatatcaGGAAACATTAAAAAAGCTAATCATTTAAAAGTGAATATTTAGTCAGCAATTCAAAAGAACGCCTATATGCTATTTGATatacttaattaattgcaaatgaaatgataacaaataaaaatgtgaaaggCACTGtttaaatgctttaattaattggtTACACACCAAACTTCCCACAAACAAAATGGGCAAATTCCAGCTGACCGTTTTGTGATTAAAATGTAGGGCATTGTTGTTCATATTCCACAATTATGAAAAGTTAGGTAAGAATTTTGTAGCAGGCAGAAAAATGAGGTCGAGTCGCTTGATGTTTCTTTTTATAGTTCATCTCGCATTTAACTGGAGGCAGCGGGGAATCGGATCATTGGTGGCGCGGAGGGAGGGATGACTATCTggatgactgactgactgactgagttACTGACTGGCAGTTGGAAAGCCAACAATGCGAAAAGCGTAACGAGGCGACGTGGCATCTGAGTGGCCCATCTCCACTGGGTGGCCTTGGTCCCAGCCCATCCATCCCCCTACACACCCTCTCCACCCAATCGTCGTCTGGTCGCGCCCACAAATTATGCAACATGCAACGCAATCGGGGCGCCGcttcgaaatggaaatgaaaaccagaAATGAAAAGCAGCCAAGCCGAAAGCTTTCCATTTGCAGCGGGGTGCGATgggcagtgggcggtgggcgttgaacggtgggcggggctgggcattgttattgttgccatCTATCTGTGGCCAGTTGCAACCACAAAAGCAAGAGCAGCAGAACGCCAGCAGGCATCTGAATTAAAAGAGGGCGTGGGTCAGGGACCAACCACCGCCCACATCCCACATCCCACCGCCCCACTGGCCCGGGCAAgtgcagctggagctgggtCTCCCTGCAGTCTGAAGTGAACGCATCTGCAGCGCAAAAGTTCAAGGTcaacgctgctgctgcggctgctactgctgctctTACTGCATGCATTTTGCAGAAATAACCCTGACTTCTGGGCGAGACAGAGATGGGGAGCGAGGAGTGAGCGAGATGGAGCGGATTAAGCACACGCGCCTCGTCATCAAGGCCAGATATTAAAGGGAGGATAAAATCAGAGATGTATGTGCATTACAACGTATTACTAAAGTTTAGTGTTCAAAAGCTGTAAGCTGTACGAAAATgtaattcaaaatataatagaTGCGAATAGGGTTTTAAAAACATCAATACATTTGATGATAATCGATCGATCAGAATTATCTACCTTATAAGGACGAACCAAACTATTAAATTCAATGGCAGCAATCTTATGTAATCCCTAGGTACATTAAATCTTGTACACAAACTTAATGCAATGTAAATACCTTTCCCAACACTGATGCGCCGGCAAGGCTCATTTGAACGACAGCAGGCGGGGGGCAGAGGGGAACGTTCATTCCTGTTTGGCAAGCActtgttgtatttgtatttactcGGCTGATAAAACCCTTCAGATTGAGattataaacacacacatacacacacacacacacagaggcacACCCACTCGCACTCTTTGTGCGCTCGAGTTTGCTGATTAAGCCCGAAGAAAAGCTCTCGAGCTGAGATACCAAAATAGATCTGCCTTTGTGTAATTGTTGGATAATTCAAGAGGAGGGATAAAAGCCAGCGccatgcaacagcaacaatggagCCGTCGAAGCTTTAGCGGATTGGAACTCATCATTGCCACCACTCGAGCTCAATGTCATTGGGTCCGGTGTCACTTCTGATGAAACTGCATACATACGTTTATGAGACAGATGTTGAAACGTGCAGAAATTGTAATGCTTTCAATGTGTGCCATGTGATTGTAGTAGTTGGGTTTTCATAGAAATGAGCGAATTCAATGATGATTGCTAGTGATAAGAACTGGACGTCGGAATAATTCTCaatggttttcatttcaaaagcaaagtaactgaatagaaatatatatagatttttgaGTTATATTCATGAGAGAAGAGTAACCAAGAGTAATATTTCATGATAATTTGCATGAGCAGTAGGCACTTTTTCCGGTCAGGAATTATGCATCGATTGGTTTAAGCTTCAACTCACGGCATATCTATGTTCATGAATGTTTATCTAATCAACGCCCGTCGATCTCACGGCCCACGTGTTGCCTCCGCCCGTCTGGATTCCTATCCCAAATTCCACGACCAGCGATCCAAATCCGAACTGCACAATCCCACACACACGACAACTCTCTGCGATGAGAGATGACAACGATCCAAACTAATTTTGCCACGCGTACCGCGTTCCGTTCTCGTTCCCAGTTCTACTACGTAACTCATTCCCGTTCCGTTCTCGCTTTACAGGATGTGCCAATTAAGCGGACCGACTCATCGCAGTGGTGGGAACTGTTTGATACGAATACCCAGCGGTTCTACTACTACAATGCGGCCACGCAGAAGACCGTGTGGCACCGGCCGAGTAAGTGCGACATCATTCCGCTGGCGAAGCTGCAGACGCTCAAGCAGAACACCGATCCCAGCGAACGTCGCGAGCAGACCACGccccaaaagcagcagcagcaggtgcagcacgcttcccagcagcagcaacagccctCGCCCATGTCGGGACCGAACAAGAAAGGACGTGGCCAGCAGCGGATCAGCGGTGGCAACGGGACGGTGGCGAGCTCGGAGGAGAAGCTAACCAGCAGCGAAGTGATCTCTAGTCCACGTGGTCGTCAAAGCTTTCGGTGAGTTGGCTTGCCTTGAGTTGAGTAACCCCATTTGGGGCCTGCTCCCGCATTGTTTACACTCacatttgtttacatttcgtTCTGGGCCACTTTGCAGCGTTGGCACTGGTGACTCATCCCGGTCGATggacatgcagcagcagcatccgcaggGCTATGCCTCCAGGCGTTCGCAAGGTAAGTGCTTTGTGTCAACCCTGACTTCCTGGTGACTCATATCAACATCCTTCTAACCTGACAGACTCCTGCAATCAGTATAAGGAATCGGGCAAGTCAAGCGACTCTAGTCTGTCCAGTGCGCATGGCTACAGGCGCTTCAATGACAGCGGCGTTCCGGTGTCGGGGCATCCGGATAACCTGCGTCTGGGCTCGctgcaaaagcagcagcgTGGCGGTGGCAAGGACAATGGAGCGTAAGTACTTGAGGTTTGGCATCCATCACTTCATCGGCTTTAAATCGCTTTTGTACCCCCATCTCCATCTCTGCTTGCGCTTGGGTTACGGATTGCCTTACAGTTTCGAGATGCTGCAAGAGAGCACCAGTTCGCATAACTTACCGCATGGCAGCAcctccacatcctcatcctaCGCCGGTGGCAGTGGCTATGGGGACAAGTATTTTGATCACCAGCTGCTGCCCAACCACCTGCAGGGCTATTCCTCCAAGTCGTCGGACATTGCCTCGCCTACACACTCCATTCACACGCCCCAGTCGCAGAAGAAAAAGATGTCGCCGGATGCAGCGCCCGCTGCACAATACAACTAcgcacaacagcagcatcagcagagAAGCGCACAACGCAGtggcggaggagctgctggtACCGGAGCCCCAGCGGGCAAGTCCTACGGAGGCGGTACGAGAACTTCTCCACGCTGTGAAACTCGTTTGGTTGCTAGAATTATACATGCATAAGCTattaaaaatttcgaaaaatgtgCTAATGAGTTAGATAAGAAAACTTTGCCAGAGGAAGATGATGAATTTccatataaattaaacatatgtAGTAGGAGCGAActtaaattcaaatgcagcCAAACGTAGTTTAGAGCAAAacgatttatgtttattttaaatattcccaACTCTTTTAGATCGCGAATACAAAGTGTCGCTGGCCCGCTCCGGCAGTTTCATGTCCTCTTCAATCAATCCCGCCGCCGCTGGCCACCACAGCAAATCTTACCGGAAGAGCAGCGCGGAAGCAGCGAATGGAGGAGCTGCCAGCGATGACTCTATGCACGAGAAGTATTTCAAGTCAGTGGAAAACACACCTCTCTCGCGGCGCCGTCACACCACCAATGCAACCAAGAGCGGAGGTGGAGCCAGTGGCAGCAACACGGCCACCAGCACGgcgggcagcggcagcagcagccacaaaaagcACTCGAGCGACTCTAGTCCGCAGAGTCCGATCAGTCCACAGACAAAGAGTTCGCGGCAGGCTAAGACGAGTGCCACCAGTACTGTGCCACAGCTGCAGCATTCACCGCGCCTGCAGGAGCCGAGCCACAGCCTAGACTTGCTGAGTCTGGAAAGGATTTCGCTGGGAAAATCGGGGCCTATCTCACCGGGAGGTGGGACAGAGAACCTTGGCCTGCTGACGCACTCGTCGCGCGGCTCCAACGACTCTGCCCGCCAGCGCCAGAAGTCGAATAACTCCTCGGCAAACCGTTCGCAGTCGCATCATTATCCCGGACAGAGCTCCTTGCGGCATAGCGCCAGTTCTAGTCTGGACAAACGAGGCTACCATGTGGGCGGAGGAAGTGGTGATGGAAGGGGAGGAACAGGCGGTGAGAAGCGGCGCTCAAAGCAGCATCATTATCAACAGCAGGCTGACAACAGCGACGTGGAGTACGACAATGGGAACACCTCGCCCTTGTACACCAATTGGGACCAGGAAATGCCCCACCTGCTGCCTCTCAAACACTACATCATCGAGCAGGCCAAGTTGTCCGGTCGCTATGAATACCGTGGTGGCGATGGCGGAGATTCGGACTCGTACCACTCGGATAGCCAGTCGGAACACTCACTCTCAGGGCACGAACCGGACAACGAGGATTCGGACGGAGGATCGGACACGCATGGCGGTTATCTGGAGCACAACTACGGCATGATCGATGACTACGCCAATATGGGTGACAGCGTATCCTACTACGCGTACATGTATCCGTCGCACGATCCCGCCGGAAGGGAGGACATGTTAGTATAGATtctatttcttctttttgagTCCAATTAACTTTGTATTCTATCTATACTTTAGCTCTGAAAACGTGGAGGCTGTGCTGGAGGGAATTGGCGGCAATGCGACAGAACCTTCGGCTCCAACCGCCACAGCCCCTAAGCCAAAGCCTCGTTACCAGATCTCATACTACGACACCGTATCGCACAGTCCCTCAGCCGGAAGCGGCTATCACGGTCAGCAGCTTTACTCCAATACTCCGCCCTACTCTGGGCACGGACATGGTCATCACGTTCCACCGCCGTCACTgccccaccagcagcagctgcacctGGAACCGAGCGACGCCAAGCAGAAGCAGTCGCAGACCCTGCCCTCCCCCAATCGGCAGATATCGCGCCTAGCTGGCGCCGGCCATCAGGGATCGGGACCGGCTGCATCATCCAAAGAAGAGACCGGCCACAGTACCGTTGCCGGTCAACAGCAGGCTACCGTGGGTACTGTGACGCCAGCCAGTCTTTCCCGACCTGGTCACAAGATGGCTCCTCCCTCACTGAAGCCCACCATCCAGCAAATCTTTCCACCCAGCGAACGGGCGCAAGGAATGGGCGGCATGGGATTGGGTGGACCTACGTTGGCCTGCATGAAAGAATGTGATATAGAGAAATTCGCTGCAGACAATCTGAATTTGCACTCAAAGGGAATCTTCCGGAAAAAGGCATCTGTGCGCGACATGCTTAGTTGGACGGCGGAGGCGATTAGCAGACCCATGCTGGCATTGTCCCGGGACAAGGCAGACAAGAAGACGGCCATTGAACTGTTTAAGCTGGTGCAGATTTACATGGCGGATCGCAAGGCGCGCATAGGCATGACTCTGAATTCAGTGGCCATAGAAATTATCAGTGCATCCCTACCACAACAGCAGTAAGTTCATTaacatgaaaatatataaactcaTAAATTAACTTGTGTTCTTTCCAGATTAAGAGACGAGCTATATGTCCAGTTGTGTCGGCAAACGACAGAGAATCCCAAAAGAGACTCGCTCATCCGCGGTTGGGAGTTGATGGCCATTTGTTTGTCCTACGTACCCCCTTCGCCCACGTTTCAACCGACGCTGCTCAAGTCAGTTActctatatataaattcaaatgtaaCTCTTTTAATTGGATGTTATATATTGCAGTTATGTCAATCGGCACCGCGATCCAACCTTTGCCACGTCTTTCTTGGAGGTTAGCAAGTGGCCCATCCATGTGCAAATCTCGCACTACGCAACTGTGTGCTGTCGCCGCTTGGATCGCATAGGGAGCAGTGGACGCCgaatagccaaaaagccaactgTAGATGAGGTGGAGCAAGCGCGGGTAACTAATCCCACACGAAAACTTAAgaacaaattataataattgcTCGATTCTCAACTTTTAGCAACAAATCTTAAGGAACAGCATGTTTGGTAACACGCTTTCTGAAGTCATGGATCTCCAAAAAGATAAATTTCCTTTCCGCAAGCTGCCCTGGATACAGACCACACTATCAGAGCATGTACGTTATTGGTGGCCTAACTTTAATTCGcattctaaataaatatttttcgatcTTTAAGGTGCTCCTGCTGAATGGAAAGCAGACTGAAGGAATCTTTCGAGTCTCCGCGGATGTGGATGAAGTTGGTTGCATGAAGAACCGCCTGGATCGGTGGGATGTTCCTGATTACAAAAACACATTGGGTAAGTACTACTTCTTTATAAGAACTactgaatgaaatgaaatgaatgttCAATGTCATTTCCTAGTTGATGCACACACGCCAGCCAGTCTGCTTAAGCTGTGGTACCGAGAACTCTACGATCCACTTATACCGGATGCCTACTACGAAGATTGCGTAAACACAGAGGATCCCGACAAAGCCAAAGAAATAGTTAATAAGTTGCCCGAAATAAATCAGCTGGTAAGTCATAAGTTTTGAGCGAAATTAAAGGAGCTGTCAAATTGAGAAATACCTCTGCTTTCAGGTTCTAACGTATCTAATACATTTCCTGCAACAATTTGCCATACCCGAGGTGGTGAGTTGCACCAAAATGGACTCCTCGAATCTGGCCATGGTGTTTGCGCCCAACTGCCTGCGCTGTACATCGGAGGATCCCAAAGTGATCCTGGAGAACGCTCGCAAAGAGATGTCCTTCATGCGCACCTTAATTCAGCACATGGACACGACGCACGTGGCCAATCTGGTCTAATGGGCTGTTGGCCATTAGCCTGCCTACCAACCTACCAATATGCAAACGTTATGAACCTATCCTAACTTACTACCTACCAAATCTAACTTAAActcaatttgtatttatacaaaggatgatgatgaagattaAGCTTAACTCCTACTTTAACTTTAACTCGTTTGCTACTCGAACTTTCTCACTAATTGCTACCAGGACGAAGAGTCTatggatttaattttatttcgtaATGACTAGGAAGCTTGTTCagaacaatggcaacaaccCCAAATACTCGACGATCTTGTAACCCGTAGTGCTTTTTCAAACCAAAAATAACTGAAAGATGAATCCAAAACTGAGAACTCAATGTGTGCATGCCTAGTTATGTCTCAAATTGTAgttgaattaatttattttgcattttaactgttgtttttctttaaatggaatttaaatcAAAGCAAGCAAGCAAATACTCAAAGAAACTCTTAACTCTCAAACCTTGAAGAACTTCTTGCGAAGCctataaatagttataaaataaagctaacgataacttaaattaaactctatatatattatgatatATGTACACTATATGCAAAGGAGGATCAGACAGGAGAaccgaaagagagagagagataagTGAATCAAACGCAATAAGAGGTCAATGATGAAACTGCTTATTAATTACTTGCAGCCAACGTAGTgctatatacaaatatttattcatttgcataaataaaagaatgaagataaataaatatgataaaGTTCGAATCAAACGCAACTTCATGGAGAACAAGtcaagtaaaaatatatatatatatatatatatgtatttaaaccTGCAGCTTTCGAGGCGATCGAATAAAGTTATAAATGTAAAACGAAGTTGGGAACAATATCGACATCTTGTCATCGAAACACATGCCCATTGGAGGGGATTACAAATTCAGCCGGTTCTTCCTTTGCTGTTATTAATGCGTGCCACAATTATTTATGCCCAATTTCGAAGTCATTTCAAACCGTTTGTCTCCTGATAATTGCTAATAATTTAGCCTCACTTGACGACCATAAGCCCCCCAGGCCATGGCTCCTTATCGAGCAGTAGGCCTCGTCAATGTCTCGAATTGTTCGCATTTAGTTATCGCATACCACCGAAAaacgcttttatttttatcaccATTCATTATTCACTATTCATTATTATGTTATAATTTTGTTCTGTAAAGTacaaaatactttttgaatgGTCATTACTTACCATTGAGAGCCTCCTTCGGACCAACCGTCACACCCCCCAATACGCTATTCGAACCATTCATGTTGATAAATTTGAATACTCACCTTGTGATATGTCACAAAATGGCCGTCAGTTGGGTTTTTCGGGTGCAAAACGTTATATCGATGGGATTTTGTCGGGGATCACACAACTGACTATCAGATAGCAGAGCAACAAGTGTCTGCTCATGATGAAGCGTCGAAGTGATATATCCGGGGATTACAAGTGCACTCGGGAGTATGGTGGTTCCTTTCTTTCATATCTTGGAAAGCAGGCTTTGCATAAATAAGTTTCCCAAATGTTTTAAACCTTTTTCAGTCTAGGGGCTTTCCACTGAGGTATATCGATTATTAGaaaagaaatgtaaaatatgATGTTCAAAgagctatttttaaaatttggttGTCATAAATTCTTAATCACCAATCGATTGCTTGTAGTTTACTGC
Protein-coding sequences here:
- the LOC6727242 gene encoding hornerin, producing the protein MSSSCERIEWVEIIEPRTKEHMYANLTTGECVWDPPEDVPIKRTDSSQWWELFDTNTQRFYYYNAATQKTVWHRPSKCDIIPLAKLQTLKQNTDPSERREQTTPQKQQQQVQHASQQQQQPSPMSGPNKKGRGQQRISGGNGTVASSEEKLTSSEVISSPRGRQSFRVGTGDSSRSMDMQQQHPQGYASRRSQDSCNQYKESGKSSDSSLSSAHGYRRFNDSGVPVSGHPDNLRLGSLQKQQRGGGKDNGAFEMLQESTSSHNLPHGSTSTSSSYAGGSGYGDKYFDHQLLPNHLQGYSSKSSDIASPTHSIHTPQSQKKKMSPDAAPAAQYNYAQQQHQQRSAQRSGGGAAGTGAPAGKSYGGDREYKVSLARSGSFMSSSINPAAAGHHSKSYRKSSAEAANGGAASDDSMHEKYFKSVENTPLSRRRHTTNATKSGGGASGSNTATSTAGSGSSSHKKHSSDSSPQSPISPQTKSSRQAKTSATSTVPQLQHSPRLQEPSHSLDLLSLERISLGKSGPISPGGGTENLGLLTHSSRGSNDSARQRQKSNNSSANRSQSHHYPGQSSLRHSASSSLDKRGYHVGGGSGDGRGGTGGEKRRSKQHHYQQQADNSDVEYDNGNTSPLYTNWDQEMPHLLPLKHYIIEQAKLSGRYEYRGGDGGDSDSYHSDSQSEHSLSGHEPDNEDSDGGSDTHGGYLEHNYGMIDDYANMGDSVSYYAYMYPSHDPAGREDISENVEAVLEGIGGNATEPSAPTATAPKPKPRYQISYYDTVSHSPSAGSGYHGQQLYSNTPPYSGHGHGHHVPPPSLPHQQQLHLEPSDAKQKQSQTLPSPNRQISRLAGAGHQGSGPAASSKEETGHSTVAGQQQATVGTVTPASLSRPGHKMAPPSLKPTIQQIFPPSERAQGMGGMGLGGPTLACMKECDIEKFAADNLNLHSKGIFRKKASVRDMLSWTAEAISRPMLALSRDKADKKTAIELFKLVQIYMADRKARIGMTLNSVAIEIISASLPQQQLRDELYVQLCRQTTENPKRDSLIRGWELMAICLSYVPPSPTFQPTLLNYVNRHRDPTFATSFLEVSKWPIHVQISHYATVCCRRLDRIGSSGRRIAKKPTVDEVEQARQQILRNSMFGNTLSEVMDLQKDKFPFRKLPWIQTTLSEHVLLLNGKQTEGIFRVSADVDEVGCMKNRLDRWDVPDYKNTLVDAHTPASLLKLWYRELYDPLIPDAYYEDCVNTEDPDKAKEIVNKLPEINQLVLTYLIHFLQQFAIPEVVSCTKMDSSNLAMVFAPNCLRCTSEDPKVILENARKEMSFMRTLIQHMDTTHVANLV